A single genomic interval of Macadamia integrifolia cultivar HAES 741 chromosome 6, SCU_Mint_v3, whole genome shotgun sequence harbors:
- the LOC122081738 gene encoding uncharacterized protein LOC122081738, with protein MSEKGANAKKTKWPVIKPKRDLQIARLRDTHLFTVPNFFTSAESKAFVSAAESIGFVHQGSLGPTKGEAYRDNDRISVNDPVLAETIWESGLRNIFSDIKIRGKSAVGLNPNIRFYRYNVGQRFGRHIDESVDLPDKCRTYYTLLIYLSGGVRHKGSSHPGSKQESSESLVGGETVFYDSRRGIVAEVAPVEGMALLHIHGDKCMLHEARNVTKGVKYVFRSDVAFT; from the exons ATGAGCGAAAAAGGAGCAAATGCGAAGAAAACAAAGTGGCCGGTGATCAAGCCCAAACGAGATCTCCAGATTGCACGCCTTAGAGACACCCATCTCTTCACG gTTCCGAATTTCTTTACATCCGCCGAGTCCAAGGCGTTTGTCAGCGCTGCAGAGTCCATTGGTTTCGTTCACCAAGGGAGCTTGGGCCCGACAAAAGGGGAAGCTTATAGAGACAACGACCGTATTTCTGTCAATGACCCTGTTCTTGCTGAAACTATATGGGAGTCTGGCCTCCGGAATATCTTTTCCGATATTAAAATTCGGGGGAAATCTGCTGTGGGTTTAAATCCAAATATCAGATTCTACAG GTACAATGTGGGCCAGCGCTTTGGGAGGCATATTGATGAAAGTGTTGATCTTCCGGATAAATGTCGTACTTATTATACATTGTTAATATATCTTAGTGGTGGTGTAAGGCACAAAGGCAGTAGTCATCCAGGCAGCAAGCAGGAATCTTCCGAGTCACTAGTTGGAGGAGAGACTGTCTTTTATGATTCCAGACGAGGTATTGTTGCCGAG GTGGCTCCTGTTGAAGGGATGGCGCTACTTCACATTCATGGTGATAAGTGTATGCTACATGAAGCCCGGAACGTCACAAAGGGCGTCAAGTATGTCTTCCGATCGGATGTAGCTTTTACTTGA
- the LOC122081427 gene encoding subtilisin-like protease SBT1.1, whose translation MMMFQVSFFMLMAVVIVTSYATMERQTYVVHMDRTKISALDHSLGDTMRWYESVVNSINELSTQDVVEKDTVRPELLYVYETAMSGFAAKLSIKQLQSLKNVDGFLSATPDDMLSLHTTHTPQFLGLKYGKGLWNAPNLASDVIIGIIDTGIWPDHISFKSGVSPVPSRWKGICENGTKFSPANCNNKLIGARAFFKGYEAAAGRINETQEYRSPRDSDGHGTHTASTAGGNVVAGASMLGFAKGTAGGMRYTARIAAYKVCWARGCASSDILAAIDTAVSDGVEVISLSLGSGSHPYHSDNMAIAAFGAVQKGIFVSCSAGNSGPSESTVSNTAPWIMTVAASYLDRSFPTMVKLGDGQVFKGASLYSGNPTKPLPLVYGDTAGGQGAEYCSDGSLSPELVKGKIVICQRGMNTRVEKGEQVKMAGGAGMLMVNNEEDGEELFADPHILPATSLGAKAAKAIKNYVTLVKNPTASIIFQGTLYGSPAPIMAGFSSRGPSPVGPDVIKPDVTAPGVNILAAWPPTVSPTRLNSDKRSVSFNIISGTSMSCPHVSGLAALLKSVHKDWSPAAIKSALMTTAHTLNNKRVPIADAGSNNFESANPFSYGSGHVDPERASDPGLVYDISTEDYLNYLCSLNYTSFQMAMLSRGSFTCLNNGVTQPGDLNYPSYALVFDGVGAQNSSVTYKRTVTNVGLSWSRYIVQVKEPDGVSVMVQPKVLNFKKYGEKLSYTVTFVVVGRKTTSTTSSFGSLIWVSWKYAVRSPIAVTWQ comes from the coding sequence ATGATGATGTTCCAGGTGTCTTTCTTCATGCTCATGGCAGTGGTGATTGTAACTTCCTATGCAACAATGGAGAGACAAACCTATGTGGTTCATATGGACAGAACCAAGATTTCAGCATTGGATCATTCTCTTGGAGATACCATGAGATGGTATGAATCAGTGGTCAACTCCATCAATGAGCTCTCAACTCAAGATGTTGTAGAGAAAGACACAGTGAGACCAGAACTCCTATACGTCTACGAAACTGCCATGTCTGGTTTCGCGGCAAAGCTCTCCATCAAACAACTCCAATCCTTGAAGAATGTTGATGGCTTTCTCTCTGCTACTCCTGATGACATGTTAAGTCTTCACACCACACACACTCCTCAGTTCCTTGGCCTAAAATATGGCAAAGGCCTTTGGAATGCTCCCAATTTAGCCTCAGACGTGATCATAGGAATTATTGATACCGGAATATGGCCTGATCACATCAGTTTCAAGTCTGGCGTGTCTCCGGTGCCCTCTCGCTGGAAAGGCATTTGTGAGAATGGCACAAAATTCTCACCAGCCAACTGCAATAACAAGCTAATAGGTGCAAGGGCCTTCTTCAAAGGGTATGAGGCGGCCGCCGGCAGAATTAATGAGACACAGGAATATCGATCCCCTCGGGATTCAGATGGCCATGGGACACACACTGCATCAACCGCAGGTGGTAATGTGGTTGCAGGGGCGAGCATGTTAGGCTTCGCTAAAGGCACAGCAGGTGGCATGAGATACACTGCAAGAATTGCAGCTTATAAGGTGTGTTGGGCTCGAGGTTGCGCAAGCTCTGATATATTAGCTGCCATAGACACGGCTGTTTCTGATGGTGTGGAagtgatctctctctccttaggCAGTGGCTCTCATCCTTACCACAGCGACAACATGGCTATAGCCGCATTCGGGGCGGTCCAAAAAGGCATCTTCGTCTCATGCTCTGCTGGGAATTCAGGCCCTTCTGAATCAACAGTTTCCAATACAGCACCATGGATCATGACAGTTGCTGCAAGTTACCTTGACAGAAGCTTTCCCACCATGGTAAAGCTTGGAGATGGACAAGTTTTCAAAGGTGCATCTCTCTATTCAGGCAACCCAACTAAACCATTGCCCCTTGTTTATGGAGACACTGCAGGTGGCCAAGGGGCTGAGTACTGTAGTGATGGCTCACTCTCCCCTGAGCTTGTCAAAGGAAAAATAGTAATTTGCCAGAGAGGGATGAACACCAGAGTAGAAAAAGGAGAGCAAGTGAAGATGGCTGGAGGGGCTGGAATGCTTATGGTCAACaatgaagaagatggagaagagcTATTTGCTGATCCACACATCTTGCCAGCCACTTCTTTGGGAGCTAAAGCAGCAAAAGCTATCAAGAACTATGTCACCTTGGTGAAGAACCCTACAGCTTCAATCATCTTCCAAGGGACTCTTTATGGCTCCCCTGCACCCATCATGGCTGGGTTCTCCTCAAGAGGGCCTAGTCCAGTTGGGCCAGATGTGATCAAGCCAGATGTCACTGCACCAGGTGTGAATATATTGGCTGCATGGCCTCCAACCGTAAGCCCGACCCGACTTAACAGTGACAAGAGAAGTGTGAGTTTTAACATAATCTCCGGCACATCCATGTCTTGCCCTCATGTCAGTGGCCTAGCTGCACTCCTCAAGTCCGTCCACAAAGACTGGTCGCCGGCAGCGATCAAGTCAGCCCTGATGACTACAGCGCATACTCTCAACAATAAACGGGTTCCGATCGCAGATGCCGGGTCCAACAACTTTGAATCAGCAAACCCATTTTCATATGGGTCTGGACATGTAGACCCGGAAAGAGCATCTGATCCAGGGCTAGTTTATGATATCTCCACTGAGGATTACCTCAACTACCTCTGTAGCCTCAACTACACATCTTTTCAGATGGCTATGTTGTCTAGGGGAAGCTTTACATGTCTTAACAATGGAGTCACCCAGCCAGGTGACTTGAATTACCCTTCTTATGCTCTGGTCTTTGATGGTGTTGGTGCCCAGAACAGTTCAGTTACTTATAAGAGAACAGTGACCAATGTTGGGCTCTCATGGTCTAGATATATAGTTCAAGTCAAGGAACCAGATGGTGTCTCAGTGATGGTGCAGCCCAAGGTCTTAAACTTCAAAAAGTATGGGGAGAAGCTAAGTTATACAGTGACATTTGTTGTTGTGGGAAGAAAGACTACTTCCACCACCTCTTCATTTGGATCACTGATTTGGGTTTCTTGGAAATATGCAGTGAGAAGCCCTATTGCAGTAACCTGGCAGTAG
- the LOC122081928 gene encoding phospholipase D gamma 1-like: MENYSPYSYPDPYRYPPPSAHPPPPSDSYPPSASSSPPQPYPYPYSYPYPSSHSFPYPPPQQQPPPVYHSHSGTMYHYPPPPPSHSAPAPYPYPYPNPQQPPTVTHNSPPRLQHIASFSDSSSHYPTHESNPYPLPEGHHMNHSRTSSLPDFHRQDSSASAGVGSSFYREDVGSSSQSHPSVYPPIDDLLGRVQLSDNQPSAPPTVSNSGPKLQSLSARRYNSRADMYGYPNDSFPSVQHSYPGPLPLPQSPYASSSSFEGSLHGQNLQMVPFQASKGSLKVLLLHGNLDIWIRDAKNLPNMDMFHKTLGDIFGRLPVNVTNKIEGGMKHKITSDPYVTVSVSTAVVARTFVISNSENPVWMQHFNVPVAHYAAEVHFYVKDSDVVGSQVMGVVGIPVEHIYSGAKVEGSFPILNGNGKPCKPGAELSLSIQYTPIDELTIYDNGVGSGPDFPGVLGTYFPLRKGGKVTLYQDAHVPDGCLPNLKLDHGMLFEHGKCWRDIFDAISQARRLIYITGWSVFHKVRLVRDAGYASDCTLGDLLTTKSQEGLRVLLLVWDDPTSRNILGYKTDGVMQTHDEEIRRFFKYSSVQVLLCPRSAGKRHSWAKQQEVGTIYTHHQKTVIVDADAGDNKRKIIAFVGGLDLCDGRYDTPRHPLFRTLETVYKDDYHNPTFTGPTAGCPREPWHDLHSKIDGPAAYDVLTNFEERWRKASKPQGIKKLKKSNDDALLRLERIPDIIGVLDAPYLSENDPETWHVQVFRSIDSNSVKGFPKDPKDATIKNLVCGKNVLIDMSIHTAYVKAIRSAQHFIYIENQYFLGSSYNWSQHKDLGANNLIPMEIALKIANKIRAYERFSVYIVIPMWPEGVPTGTATQRILFWQNKTMQMMYETIYKALEEVGLEHTYTPEDYLNFFCLGNREMLDGNDVPIVQSPTGANTPQALCRKSRRFMIYVHSKGMIVDDEYVILGSANINQRSMEGTRDTEIAMGAYQPSHTWAKKGSNPCGQIYGYRMSLWAEHIGTLEECFTQPESLESVRRVRFLGEQNWKQFASDEITEMKGHLLKYPVEVDSKGRVKPLEGCESFPDVGGTIVGTFFAIQENLTI, from the exons ATGGAGAATTACAGTCCATATTCGTACCCTGATCCCTATCGGTACCCTCCTCCATCTGCTCATCCACCTCCCCCTTCAGATTCATACCCACCTTCTGCATCGTCTTCTCCTCCTCAACCGTATCCATATCCGTATTCCTATCCCTATCCGTCATCTCATTCCTTCCCGTACCCACCACCTCAGCAGCAGCCACCCCCAGTCTACCACAGCCACTCTGGAACCATGTACCAttatccccctccccctccctctcacTCTGCACCGGCTCCCTATCCTTACCCATATCCCAATCCCCAGCAGCCTCCCACTGTTACCCATAATTCTCCTCCGCGGCTCCAACACATTGCTAGTTTCTCTGACAGCTCCTCGCATTACCCAACCCATGAATCTAATCCCTACCCACTGCCTGAAGGTCATCACATGAATCATTCTCGTACCAGTAGCTTGCCCGATTTCCACCGACAAGATAGTTCAGCATCAGCTGGTGTTGGGTCCTCGTTCTATCGTGAAGATGTTGGTAGCTCGTCTCAGTCCCACCCTTCTGTTTACCCCCCAATTGATGATCTCCTAGGTAGAGTGCAGTTATCTGATAACCAGCCCTCTGCTCCTCCAACAGTCTCAAATTCAGGCCCCAAGTTGCAGAGCCTGAGTGCAAGAAGGTACAATAGCCGGGCGGACATGTATGGTTATCCTAATGATTCGTTCCCAAGCGTACAACATTCGTATCCAGGGCCATTGCCTCTTCCTCAATCCCCTTATGCCTCTTCGTCATCATTTGAGGGCTCACTTCACGGTCAGAATCTACAGATGGTTCCATTTCAAGCATCTAAAGGGTCTTTGAAGGTGTTGCTGTTGCATGGGAATTTAGATATCTGGATCCGTGATGCGAAAAACCTTCCCAACATGGATATGTTCCATAAGACCTTAGGAGACATCTTTGGGAGACTACCGGTAAACGTAACCAACAAAATTGAGGGGGGCATGAAACATAAGATAACCAGCGATCCATATGTCACAGTTTCAGTTTCCACAGCTGTAGTTGCACGTACTTTTGTCATCAGTAATAGTGAGAACCCTGTTTGGATGCAGCATTTTAATGTTCCTGTGGCACATTATGCTGCAGAAGTTCACTTTTATGTCAAAGACAGTGATGTTGTTGGCTCCCAGGTAATGGGGGTTGTAGGCATCCCAGTGGAGCATATATATTCAGGAGCAAAAGTGGAGGGATCCTTCCCAATCCTCAATGGTAATGGGAAGCCCTGTAAACCGGGAGCCGAATTGAGTCTTTCAATTCAGTATACTCCAATAGATGAACTGACCATTTATGATAATGGAGTTGGATCAGGCCCTGATTTTCCTGGTGTTCTGGGTACATATTTTCCTCTTAGGAAAGGTGGGAAAGTTACACTTTATCAAGATGCCCATGTTCCAGATGGTTGTCTTCCAAACCTCAAGCTAGATCATGGGATGCTGTTCGAACATGGCAAGTGTTGGCGTGACATCTTTGATGCAATAAGTCAGGCTCGTCGTTTAATTTACATCACAGGGTGGTCTGTGTTCCACAAAGTCAGACTCGTCCGGGATGCTGGTTATGCATCAGACTGTACCCTGGGTGATCTTCTCACGACCAAGTCACAGGAAGGTTTGAGAGTCCTTCTTCTTGTATGGGATGATCCTACTTCGAGGAACATCTTGGGCTATAAAACG GATGGAGTCATGCAGACCCATGATGAAGAGATTAGACGCTTCTTCAAGTACTCTTCGGTGCAAGTTCTACTTTGCCCCCGATCTGCTGGAAAACGACATAGCTGGGCTAAACAGCAG GAAGTTGGAACAATCTACACCCACCATCAGAAAACTGTGATTGTGGATGCTGACGCTGGTGataataagagaaaaatcaTAGCTTTTGTTGGAGGACTTGATTTATGTGATGGGCGGTATGATACTCCAAGGCATCCCCTATTTCGGACACTAGAAACTGTTTATAAGGATGACTATCATAACCCTACTTTCACG GGGCCAACTGCCGGTTGTCCAAGGGAACCATGGCATGATCTGCACAGTAAAATTGATGGACCAGCAGCTTATGATGTTCTTACCAACTTCGAAGAGCGCTGGCGAAAAGCTTCAAAACCCCAAgggattaaaaaattaaaaaaatcaaatgatgaTGCTTTGCTTAGGTTAGAAAGAATTCCTGACATCATTGGTGTGCTTGATGCTCCTTACCTAAGTGAGAATGATCCAGAGACTTGGCATGTCCAG GTTTTCCGTTCAATTGATTCAAATTCTGTGAAAGGCTTCCCAAAGGATCCAAAAGACGCAACAATCAAG AACTTGGTATGCGGTAAAAATGTGCTGATTGACATGAGCATACATACAGCATATGTGAAGGCCATCCGATCTGCCCAACATTTCATTTATATTGAAAACCAATACTTCCTTGGGTCATCATATAATTGGTCTCAACATAAAGACTTAG GTGCAAACAATTTAATACCAATGGAAATTGCTCTGAAAATTGCCAATAAGATCAGAGCATATGAGAGATTCTCTGTCTATATAGTTATTCCGATGTGGCCGGAGGGTGTTCCAACAGGTACTGCTACACAAAGGATTCTCTTTTGGCAG aataaaacaatgcaaatgaTGTATGAAACAATTTACAAGGCTTTGGAAGAGGTTGGGCTCGAGCATACTTATACACCAGAAGACTATTTGAATTTCTTTTGCCTTGGCAATCGTGAGATGTTGGATGGGAATGACGTCCCAATTGTACAAAGTCCAACTGGAGCCAACACTCCTCAG GCACTCTGCCGGAAAAGCCGACGCTTTATGATCTACGTTCATTCAAAAGGAATGATAGTGGATGATGAGTATGTAATATTGGGGTCTGCGAACATCAACCAACGATCCATGGAAGGCACGAGAGACACAGAGATTGCAATGGGTGCCTATCAGCCTTCGCATACATGGGCAAAAAAAGGGTCTAATCCATGTGGACAG ATTTATGGGTATAGGATGTCTCTGTGGGCAGAGCACATTGGAACTCTTGAGGAGTGTTTTACACAACCAGAGAGCCTTGAAAGTGTTAGACGGGTTAGGTTTCTGGGGGAGCAGAACTGGAAACAATTTGCTTCTGATGAAATAACAGAGATGAAGGGACACCTTCTGAAGTACCCAGTCGAAGTTGACTCAAAGGGTAGGGTGAAGCCTCTTGAAGGATGTGAAAGTTTCCCAGACGTGGGAGGGACCATAGTGGGAACCTTTTTTGCCATTCAAGAAAACCTTACCATCTAA